TGGGTGAGGGCGTTTGGTTACTGGGACGTGATTCGACTGATGGATCTCTCCTGGCAGCGCGGTAGCTTATTGCGTGGCGATCGTGTCTTCAATAGCGTGAAGCATTTGCTCCCGACAACACAGATTGAAGACTGTGACATCAAATATGGCGTGGTGACGACAAACTTGAGTACAGGGCGTGAGCTCTGGCTGACAGAAGGCGATTTACATCAGGCTATGCGCGCGTCTTGCAGCATGCCTGGTCTGCTATCCCCCGTTCGATTTAACGATTACTGGCTGGTGGATGGCGCGGTGGTTAATCCTGTCCCCGTTTCTCTGGCACGGGCAATGGGGGCTGATATTGTGATTGCGGTTGATCTTCAGCATGACGCCAGTCTGAATCATCAGGATTTGCTATCGATCAAACCAACGGCGTCAGACATTGATGCCGAAAATGTCTCGCAAGATTGGCGTAGCAGAATTCGTGAGCGTTTACTGCGAAGTCGGCGTCAGCCAACAGAGAGTTCACCAACGGCGATGGAGATCATGAGCACATCGATCCAGATTCTGGAAAATCGGTTGAAGATGACGCGGATGGCAGGCGATCCGCCTGATGTGCTGCTGCAACCGTATTGCCCTCAGATCGCGACGTTAGATTTTCATCGGGCGCAGGAAGCGATTGAGGCCGGTTATAAGGCGGTAGAAAAGATGCGTGATGAGTTGTTGCCACTAGCGACAGAATCGTAATTAAGAACAGTGGGTGTGAAGGGCGCATGTTGTTGAGAGCGTGTGCAGTTAAGAACGCATGTAGCCTAAACACATGTCGTTAGAAATGCGTAAGTATGTCGTCTATCCGGCATGTCGGCGCTAAAGCAGGTGTGATTATTCGGTGTTTGAAGTAAGGGGTACTGATGGAACAACCACTGGCGGGTAAGCATATTTTAGTCATTGATG
The genomic region above belongs to Pectobacterium colocasium and contains:
- the rssA gene encoding patatin-like phospholipase RssA gives rise to the protein MQRKKIGVALGSGAAKGWAHIGVFNALTEMGIAVDVVAGCSIGALVGAAYATNNLVSIDRWVRAFGYWDVIRLMDLSWQRGSLLRGDRVFNSVKHLLPTTQIEDCDIKYGVVTTNLSTGRELWLTEGDLHQAMRASCSMPGLLSPVRFNDYWLVDGAVVNPVPVSLARAMGADIVIAVDLQHDASLNHQDLLSIKPTASDIDAENVSQDWRSRIRERLLRSRRQPTESSPTAMEIMSTSIQILENRLKMTRMAGDPPDVLLQPYCPQIATLDFHRAQEAIEAGYKAVEKMRDELLPLATES